The following proteins are encoded in a genomic region of Mycolicibacterium confluentis:
- the ipdC gene encoding (3aS,4S,5R,7aS)-5-hydroxy-7a-methyl-1-oxo-octahydro-1H-indene-4-carboxyl-CoA dehydrogenase, producing MTKLKTALTELVGIEHPVVQTGMGWVAGARLVSATSNAGGLGILASATMTLAELQAAVSKVKAATDKPFGINIRADAGDANERVDLLIREGVKVASFALAPKPDLIAKLKEAGVVVIPSVGAAKHAKKVAGWGADAVIVQGGEGGGHTGPVATTLLLPSVLDAVADTGMPVVAAGGFFDGRGLAAALSYGAAGVAMGTRFLLTSDSTVPDDVKRRYLESGLDGTVVSTRVDGMPHRVLRTGLVEKLESGSRVRGFSAAIGNAQKFKKMTGMSWRSMVSDGLAMRHGKDLTWSQVVMAANTPMLLKAGLVEGNTDAGVLASGQVAGILDDLPSCAELIDTIVDDAIRHLRSAAAKISD from the coding sequence ATGACCAAGCTCAAGACCGCGCTGACTGAACTCGTCGGAATCGAACATCCGGTGGTGCAGACCGGCATGGGCTGGGTGGCCGGTGCACGGCTTGTGTCGGCGACGTCGAACGCGGGCGGACTCGGCATCCTCGCGTCGGCGACGATGACGCTCGCGGAACTGCAGGCCGCCGTGAGCAAGGTCAAGGCGGCCACCGACAAACCCTTCGGCATCAACATCCGTGCCGACGCCGGCGACGCCAACGAGCGCGTCGACCTCCTGATCCGCGAAGGAGTCAAAGTCGCCTCCTTCGCCTTAGCTCCCAAACCGGATCTCATCGCCAAGCTCAAAGAGGCCGGCGTCGTGGTGATCCCGTCTGTGGGTGCGGCCAAACACGCCAAGAAGGTCGCCGGCTGGGGCGCCGACGCCGTGATCGTTCAGGGCGGTGAAGGCGGAGGCCACACCGGACCGGTCGCCACCACCCTGCTGCTGCCCTCGGTGCTCGACGCCGTCGCCGACACCGGCATGCCGGTCGTGGCCGCGGGCGGGTTCTTCGACGGGCGCGGATTGGCCGCGGCGTTGTCCTACGGCGCGGCAGGCGTCGCGATGGGCACGCGGTTCCTCCTCACGTCGGACTCCACCGTCCCCGACGACGTGAAGCGTCGATACCTCGAGTCCGGCCTGGACGGCACCGTGGTGTCCACCCGCGTCGACGGGATGCCGCACCGGGTGCTTCGTACCGGCCTGGTCGAGAAGCTCGAGAGCGGATCTCGTGTGCGCGGGTTCAGCGCCGCGATCGGCAACGCGCAGAAGTTCAAGAAGATGACGGGTATGAGCTGGCGTTCGATGGTCAGCGACGGTCTGGCGATGCGGCACGGCAAGGACCTGACCTGGTCGCAGGTCGTGATGGCGGCCAACACTCCGATGCTGCTCAAGGCGGGTCTGGTCGAGGGCAATACAGACGCGGGCGTGCTGGCATCGGGCCAGGTCGCGGGCATCCTCGATGACTTGCCGTCGTGCGCTGAGTTGATCGACACGATCGTCGACGACGCGATCCGTCACCTGCGGTCGGCGGCCGCCAAAATTTCCGACTGA
- a CDS encoding SDR family oxidoreductase has protein sequence MTDAAGINLQLDGRVVLITGGVRGVGAGISAVFAGQGATVVTCARRPVEGLPYEFHSCDVRDDDSVAALIETVVATHGRLDVVVNNAGGSPYVAASEASAKFSTKIIELNLLGPLSVARHANEVMQKQDTGGSIINISSVSGRRPTPGTAAYGAAKAGVDSLTSTLAVEWAPKVRVNSVVVGMVETEQSELFYGDADSIAAISKNVPLGRLATPADVGWAAAFLASGAASYISGASLEVHGGGEPPHYLATTTADIK, from the coding sequence GTGACTGACGCGGCTGGAATCAATCTGCAACTGGACGGTCGGGTGGTTCTGATCACCGGCGGCGTCCGCGGGGTCGGGGCCGGCATCAGCGCCGTCTTCGCCGGTCAGGGTGCCACCGTGGTGACGTGTGCACGTCGTCCGGTCGAGGGCCTGCCGTATGAATTCCACTCCTGCGACGTGCGCGACGACGATTCGGTCGCGGCGTTGATCGAGACCGTCGTGGCGACGCACGGCCGACTGGACGTCGTGGTGAACAATGCCGGCGGGTCGCCGTATGTGGCCGCATCCGAGGCGTCGGCCAAGTTCAGCACCAAGATCATCGAACTCAACCTGCTCGGTCCGCTCTCGGTTGCCCGGCACGCCAACGAGGTGATGCAGAAGCAGGACACCGGTGGGTCGATCATCAACATCTCGAGCGTCAGTGGTCGCAGGCCCACCCCCGGCACCGCGGCCTACGGTGCCGCCAAGGCCGGGGTGGACAGCCTCACCAGCACACTGGCCGTCGAATGGGCTCCCAAGGTCCGGGTGAACTCCGTCGTGGTCGGCATGGTCGAGACCGAGCAGTCCGAACTGTTCTACGGCGACGCCGACTCGATCGCCGCGATCTCCAAGAATGTGCCGCTCGGCAGGCTGGCCACGCCGGCCGACGTCGGTTGGGCCGCAGCATTTCTCGCCTCGGGCGCGGCGTCCTACATCAGCGGTGCATCCCTCGAGGTGCACGGTGGCGGCGAACCGCCGCACTACCTTGCGACGACAACCGCAGACATCAAGTAA
- the echA20 gene encoding (7aS)-7a-methyl-1,5-dioxo-2,3,5,6,7,7a-hexahydro-1H-indene-carboxyl-CoA hydrolase: MTITTTTVEPGIVSVTVNYPPVNAIPSAGWFELADAITAAGRDRSTHVVILRAEGRGFNAGVDIKEMQNTEGFTALIDANRGCYAAFKAVYECEVPVVAAVNGFCVGGGIGLVGNADVIVASDDAKFGLPEVERGALGAATHLSRLVPQHLMRRLFFTAATVDAATLHHFGSVHEVVPRSELDESALRVARDIASKDTRVIRAAKEALNFIDVQPVNARYRMEQGFTFELNLSGVSDEHRDAFAGTTKGDKA, from the coding sequence ATGACGATCACCACCACGACAGTCGAACCGGGCATCGTCTCGGTCACCGTCAACTACCCGCCGGTCAACGCCATCCCGTCGGCCGGCTGGTTCGAACTCGCCGACGCCATCACCGCAGCGGGCCGCGACCGCAGCACCCACGTGGTGATCCTGCGGGCCGAGGGCCGTGGCTTCAACGCGGGTGTGGACATCAAGGAGATGCAGAACACCGAGGGCTTCACCGCGCTCATCGACGCCAACCGCGGCTGTTACGCGGCCTTCAAGGCGGTCTACGAGTGCGAGGTCCCGGTGGTCGCCGCCGTCAACGGCTTCTGCGTCGGAGGCGGCATCGGTCTTGTCGGAAACGCTGACGTGATCGTCGCGTCCGATGACGCCAAATTCGGTCTGCCCGAGGTGGAACGAGGCGCCCTCGGCGCTGCCACGCACCTGTCCCGCCTGGTCCCCCAGCACCTCATGCGTCGACTGTTCTTCACCGCCGCGACCGTGGACGCCGCGACCCTGCACCACTTCGGGTCGGTGCACGAGGTGGTGCCGCGCTCCGAACTCGACGAGTCCGCACTGCGCGTGGCCCGCGACATCGCCAGCAAGGACACCCGCGTGATCCGTGCCGCCAAGGAGGCGCTGAACTTCATCGACGTCCAGCCCGTCAATGCGAGATACCGCATGGAGCAGGGCTTCACATTCGAACTCAACCTGTCCGGTGTCTCCGACGAGCACCGCGACGCCTTCGCCGGAACCACGAAGGGCGACAAAGCATGA
- a CDS encoding SatD family protein, translated as MSSVKAGTSLVLAPLIGDVVGSRSHPDRQALHRRLSTALALTSVTEHAVDAPALTVGDEFQGSYDTVGHAIDAALWIRLAVAPDVDIRFGIGWGGVARLDAESGIQDGPGWWAAREAIEWTAAAQQQSGLSHVRTAYRLAPADGPDPGAVNAALMCRDHLLGSLDQRSLRILTGLREGRSKKELAVSEDISASAVSQRAGRDGLDLLLTAAEQLREIR; from the coding sequence ATGTCTTCAGTGAAGGCTGGCACTTCATTGGTCCTGGCGCCGCTGATCGGCGATGTCGTCGGATCACGCAGCCACCCCGACCGTCAGGCACTGCATCGGCGACTGTCGACGGCCTTGGCCCTGACCTCGGTGACCGAGCACGCCGTGGACGCACCCGCCCTGACCGTCGGCGACGAGTTCCAGGGCAGCTACGACACGGTCGGCCACGCGATCGACGCCGCACTGTGGATACGCCTGGCTGTCGCCCCCGACGTCGATATCCGATTCGGCATCGGCTGGGGTGGCGTCGCTCGACTCGATGCGGAGTCCGGGATCCAGGACGGTCCGGGATGGTGGGCCGCGCGCGAAGCGATCGAATGGACCGCAGCGGCCCAACAGCAGTCGGGCCTGTCCCACGTCCGGACGGCCTACCGCCTGGCCCCCGCCGACGGTCCCGACCCGGGTGCCGTCAACGCCGCCCTGATGTGTCGGGACCATCTGCTTGGATCGCTGGACCAGCGATCCCTGCGAATCCTGACGGGGCTGCGCGAGGGACGATCCAAGAAGGAGTTGGCGGTGAGCGAGGACATCAGCGCGTCGGCGGTGTCACAGCGCGCCGGCCGGGACGGTCTCGATCTGCTGCTGACCGCTGCCGAGCAGCTTCGAGAGATCCGATGA
- a CDS encoding SDR family oxidoreductase, with product MGLLDGRVVIVTGAGGGIGRAHALAFAAEGARVVVNDIGVGLDGSPAGGGSAAQGVVDEIVAAGGEAVANGSNVADWGQAEALIQTAVDTFGGLDVLVNNAGIVRDRMFANTSEEEFDAVTAVHLKGHFATMKHAAAYWRAQSKAGHTVDARIINTSSGAGLQGSVGQANYSAAKAGIAALTLVAAAEMGRYGVSVNAIAPSARTRMTETVFADMMATQGADFDAMAPENVSPLVVWLGSVESRDVTGQVFEVEGGKIRVAEGWAHGPQIDKGARWDPAELGPVVTDLLAKARPAVPVYGA from the coding sequence ATGGGACTTCTCGACGGCCGCGTGGTCATCGTCACGGGCGCCGGTGGCGGCATCGGGCGCGCGCACGCGCTCGCGTTCGCCGCTGAAGGTGCCCGAGTCGTGGTCAACGACATCGGCGTGGGCCTGGACGGGTCGCCCGCGGGCGGCGGCAGCGCCGCGCAGGGTGTTGTGGACGAGATCGTCGCTGCGGGTGGTGAAGCCGTCGCCAACGGTTCTAACGTCGCCGACTGGGGGCAGGCCGAGGCGTTGATTCAGACCGCGGTGGACACCTTCGGTGGATTGGACGTTCTGGTCAACAACGCAGGCATCGTGCGGGACCGGATGTTCGCCAACACCTCCGAGGAGGAGTTCGACGCCGTCACCGCTGTGCACCTCAAGGGGCACTTCGCCACCATGAAGCACGCCGCGGCCTACTGGCGCGCTCAGTCGAAGGCGGGCCACACCGTTGACGCCCGAATCATCAACACCAGTTCGGGCGCGGGCCTGCAGGGCAGCGTCGGACAGGCGAACTACAGCGCGGCCAAGGCCGGCATCGCGGCTCTGACTCTGGTGGCCGCGGCCGAGATGGGGCGCTACGGCGTCAGCGTCAACGCCATCGCGCCGTCGGCGCGCACCCGCATGACGGAGACGGTCTTCGCCGACATGATGGCGACGCAGGGTGCGGATTTCGATGCCATGGCGCCGGAGAATGTCTCGCCGCTCGTGGTGTGGCTCGGCAGCGTCGAATCTCGTGATGTCACCGGCCAGGTGTTCGAGGTCGAGGGCGGCAAGATCCGAGTGGCCGAGGGTTGGGCGCACGGCCCGCAGATCGACAAGGGTGCCCGCTGGGATCCGGCCGAACTGGGTCCGGTGGTCACCGATCTGCTGGCCAAGGCGAGGCCCGCGGTCCCCGTGTACGGCGCATAA
- the ipdA gene encoding cholesterol ring-cleaving hydrolase subunit IpdA: MTDKRTTLDEAVASIESGMTIGIGGWGSRRKPMALVRALLRTDVTDLTVVTYGGPDLGLLCSAGKVKRVYYGFVSLDSPPFYDPWFAKARTSGAIEAREMDEGMLRCGLQAAAQRLPFLPIRAGLGSDVRRFWGDELKTVRSPYPTGDGYEELIAMPALNLDVAFAHLNIGDVRGNAAYTGIDPYFDDLFLMAAERRVLSVEKVVSTEELVKAVPPQALLINRMMVDTVVEAPGGAHFTTAEPDYRRDEKFQRHYAEAAGSETGWAEFVKTYLSGSEADYQAAVRDFKAAQEASK, translated from the coding sequence ATGACGGACAAACGCACGACGCTCGATGAGGCAGTCGCCTCGATCGAGAGCGGCATGACGATCGGCATCGGCGGCTGGGGGTCTCGACGCAAGCCGATGGCCCTGGTGCGGGCACTGCTGCGCACCGACGTCACCGACCTGACCGTAGTCACTTATGGCGGACCGGATCTCGGCCTGCTGTGCTCGGCCGGGAAGGTCAAGCGCGTGTACTACGGCTTCGTCTCACTGGATTCGCCGCCGTTCTACGACCCGTGGTTCGCCAAGGCCCGCACGTCGGGCGCGATCGAGGCGCGCGAGATGGACGAGGGCATGCTGCGCTGTGGGCTGCAGGCCGCCGCACAGCGGTTGCCGTTCCTGCCGATCCGTGCCGGCCTCGGCAGCGATGTGCGGCGCTTCTGGGGTGACGAGCTCAAGACCGTGCGCTCGCCCTACCCCACCGGCGACGGATACGAGGAACTGATCGCCATGCCCGCGTTGAACCTGGATGTGGCGTTCGCGCACCTGAACATCGGTGACGTCCGCGGGAATGCGGCCTACACCGGGATCGACCCGTACTTCGACGATCTGTTCCTGATGGCCGCCGAGCGGCGCGTGCTTTCGGTCGAGAAGGTGGTCTCCACCGAGGAACTGGTGAAAGCCGTTCCGCCACAGGCACTGCTGATCAACCGGATGATGGTCGACACCGTGGTCGAGGCGCCGGGCGGTGCCCACTTCACCACCGCCGAACCCGACTACCGCCGCGACGAGAAGTTCCAGCGGCATTACGCCGAGGCGGCCGGTTCCGAGACGGGCTGGGCCGAGTTCGTCAAGACCTACCTGTCCGGCAGCGAGGCCGACTACCAGGCCGCTGTCCGGGATTTCAAGGCTGCTCAGGAGGCTTCGAAGTGA
- the mhpA gene encoding bifunctional 3-(3-hydroxy-phenyl)propionate/3-hydroxycinnamic acid hydroxylase MhpA codes for MSADGVDYAPVVIVGAGPTGITAATLLAQYGVATVTLDRWSEVYPQPRAVHVDDEVCRILARLGLAESFAAVSRPAHGLQLRDRSQRVLAEFRRDTRPGRNGFPQANMFDQPVLEALLRANLQRHPLAELRGNVEVVNVDVAPPGRARVTYLDRNTGRERDIEADYVLGCDGANSVVRARIGAAMKDLCFNQRWLVIDVGTAVDLRQWDGVHQICDPRRAGTFMRIGATRYRWEFRLLPGESVQDFATLDALRPLLSPWIGAAADSDLELIRVAEYTFRAQVADRWRRGAVLLLGDAAHLTPPFVGQGMGAGLRDAMNLCWKLAGVLAGDLTDCVLDTYEQERKPHTTFMIGMALAIGWAMTAGGDFGSAIRRLVVPWLHRLPGVRRRVVDSTTPQLRRSALVCRKPLRRSLVGGLCPNPPLPEGGSLDDELGRGFSVVTAVALSESDRRIVEERGARVHHATAGSVTADWLRRGRVTAAVVRPDRTVMVASRDLGVVCDRVPSFHCGARHHDKGRLR; via the coding sequence ATGAGTGCGGACGGGGTCGACTACGCGCCGGTGGTGATCGTCGGCGCCGGTCCCACCGGAATCACGGCCGCCACCCTGTTGGCCCAGTACGGTGTGGCCACCGTGACCCTTGATCGGTGGTCGGAGGTGTATCCGCAGCCACGCGCGGTGCACGTCGACGACGAGGTATGCCGCATCTTGGCCCGCCTGGGGCTCGCCGAGTCCTTCGCCGCCGTATCCCGGCCGGCCCACGGTCTTCAACTGCGCGATCGCAGCCAGAGGGTGCTCGCCGAATTTCGGCGCGACACCAGACCCGGGCGGAATGGCTTCCCGCAGGCCAACATGTTCGACCAGCCCGTACTCGAGGCCCTGCTGCGGGCGAATCTGCAGCGGCATCCGCTGGCCGAACTGCGCGGCAATGTCGAGGTTGTTAATGTCGACGTTGCGCCACCGGGGCGGGCCCGGGTCACCTACCTCGACCGCAACACAGGGCGTGAACGGGACATCGAGGCGGACTACGTCCTCGGCTGTGACGGCGCCAACAGTGTGGTGCGGGCCCGGATCGGCGCTGCGATGAAGGATCTGTGCTTCAACCAGCGCTGGCTGGTCATCGACGTCGGCACCGCCGTGGATCTGCGGCAGTGGGATGGTGTGCACCAGATCTGCGATCCCCGGCGGGCCGGCACGTTCATGCGCATCGGCGCGACGAGGTACAGGTGGGAGTTCCGGCTGTTACCCGGCGAATCGGTCCAGGACTTCGCCACCCTCGACGCCCTGCGCCCCCTCCTTTCGCCTTGGATCGGTGCGGCAGCAGATTCGGATCTCGAACTGATCCGGGTGGCGGAATACACGTTCCGCGCGCAGGTCGCAGACAGATGGCGACGGGGAGCGGTGTTACTACTCGGCGACGCGGCGCACCTCACTCCGCCATTTGTGGGCCAGGGTATGGGTGCGGGTCTGCGGGACGCGATGAACCTGTGCTGGAAGCTGGCTGGAGTTCTCGCTGGGGATCTCACTGACTGCGTCCTGGACACCTACGAGCAGGAGCGGAAACCGCACACCACCTTCATGATCGGGATGGCGTTGGCCATCGGTTGGGCCATGACTGCGGGCGGTGACTTCGGTAGCGCGATCCGTCGCTTGGTGGTGCCCTGGCTGCATCGGCTGCCTGGTGTGCGCCGCCGCGTCGTGGACTCCACCACGCCTCAACTGCGTCGATCAGCCCTCGTCTGCCGTAAACCCCTGCGGCGCAGCCTTGTAGGTGGTCTGTGCCCGAATCCACCGCTACCCGAGGGGGGCTCGCTCGACGACGAACTCGGCCGCGGATTCAGTGTCGTCACCGCAGTCGCGCTCAGCGAGTCTGATCGGCGGATCGTCGAAGAACGTGGCGCTCGGGTTCACCACGCCACTGCGGGAAGTGTGACCGCCGACTGGCTTCGGCGGGGACGAGTGACGGCGGCAGTCGTGCGGCCAGATCGCACGGTCATGGTCGCCAGCCGCGACCTCGGTGTGGTGTGTGACCGGGTGCCCAGTTTCCACTGCGGAGCACGCCATCATGACAAGGGGCGCCTCCGCTGA
- the fadA6 gene encoding steroid 3-ketoacyl-CoA thiolase FadA6 — MAEAYVIDAVRTAVGKRNGSLAGVHPVDLGALGWRALLDRVDVDPAAVNDVIAGCLDTIGGQAGNIGRLSWLAAGFPEEVPGVTVDRQCGSSQQAISFGAQAIMSGTADLIVAGGMQNMSQIPISSAMTVAEPFGFTSPTNESKSWLHRYGEQEISQFRGSELIAEKWNISREEMEQFALTSHERAFAAIRAGHFDNEIVTVETENGPFRVDEGPRESSLEKMAGLKTLVEGGRITAAMASQISDGASAVLLASEQAVKDHGLKPRARIHHISARGADPVFMLTGPIPATRYALEKTGLSIDDIDTVEINEAFAPVVISWLKEIKADPEKVNPSGGAIALGHPLGATGAKLFTTMLNTLERTGGRYGLQTMCEGGGTANVTIIERL; from the coding sequence ATGGCTGAGGCGTACGTCATCGACGCTGTGCGCACCGCGGTGGGTAAGCGCAACGGTTCGTTGGCCGGGGTGCACCCGGTGGACCTCGGGGCCCTCGGCTGGCGTGCGCTGCTCGACCGCGTCGACGTCGACCCGGCCGCGGTGAACGACGTGATCGCCGGCTGCCTGGACACCATCGGTGGTCAGGCCGGCAACATCGGCCGGCTGTCGTGGCTGGCCGCGGGCTTCCCCGAAGAGGTTCCCGGCGTCACCGTCGACCGGCAGTGCGGCTCCAGCCAGCAGGCCATCTCCTTTGGTGCGCAGGCGATCATGTCCGGCACCGCCGATCTGATCGTGGCCGGCGGCATGCAGAACATGAGCCAGATCCCGATCAGCTCGGCGATGACGGTGGCCGAACCGTTCGGTTTCACCTCGCCGACCAACGAGTCCAAGTCGTGGCTGCACCGCTACGGCGAACAGGAGATCTCGCAGTTCCGCGGCTCGGAACTGATCGCCGAGAAGTGGAACATCTCCCGCGAGGAGATGGAGCAGTTCGCGCTGACCAGCCACGAGCGGGCCTTCGCGGCGATCCGCGCCGGGCACTTCGACAACGAGATCGTGACGGTGGAGACCGAGAACGGACCGTTCCGGGTCGACGAGGGCCCGCGTGAGTCCTCGCTGGAGAAGATGGCCGGCCTCAAGACGCTGGTCGAGGGTGGCCGCATCACGGCAGCCATGGCCAGCCAGATCTCCGACGGCGCCAGCGCCGTGCTGCTGGCCTCCGAGCAGGCGGTCAAAGATCACGGCCTCAAGCCGCGCGCCCGCATCCACCACATCAGCGCCCGCGGCGCCGACCCGGTGTTCATGCTCACCGGTCCCATCCCGGCGACGCGCTACGCGCTGGAGAAGACGGGTCTGTCGATCGACGACATCGACACCGTCGAGATCAACGAAGCCTTTGCGCCCGTGGTGATCTCGTGGCTCAAGGAGATCAAGGCCGACCCCGAGAAGGTCAACCCCAGCGGCGGCGCGATCGCGCTCGGGCATCCCCTCGGTGCCACCGGGGCCAAGCTGTTCACGACCATGCTGAACACGCTGGAGCGCACCGGCGGCCGCTACGGTCTGCAGACCATGTGTGAGGGCGGCGGCACCGCCAACGTCACCATCATCGAACGCCTCTGA
- the kstR2 gene encoding TetR family transcriptional regulator KstR2: MAPDTPSPPVSRRDELLALAASMMAERGLKATTVRDIADAAGILSGSLYHHFSSKEEMVDEVLRSFLDWLFARYQEIIDSEPNPLERLKGLFMASFEAIEDRHAQVVIYQDEAKRLSSQPRFSYVDTRNREQRKMWVDVLNQGIAEGYFRPDLDVDLVYRFIRDTTWVSVRWYQPDRGLTAEQVGRQYLSIVLGGITNNSAVQSNSKEKSDG, translated from the coding sequence ATGGCGCCGGATACGCCCAGCCCTCCCGTCAGTCGACGCGACGAACTGCTCGCGCTGGCTGCGTCGATGATGGCTGAGCGAGGTCTGAAGGCCACCACGGTGCGGGATATCGCCGACGCCGCGGGCATTCTGTCCGGGAGTCTGTATCACCACTTCTCCTCGAAGGAGGAGATGGTCGACGAGGTGCTGCGCAGTTTCCTGGACTGGCTGTTCGCGCGCTACCAGGAGATCATCGACAGCGAGCCCAACCCCCTGGAGAGGCTCAAGGGCCTGTTCATGGCGTCGTTCGAGGCCATCGAGGACCGACACGCGCAGGTCGTCATCTATCAGGACGAGGCCAAGCGACTGTCGTCGCAACCCCGGTTCTCCTACGTCGACACCCGAAATCGCGAGCAGCGCAAGATGTGGGTCGACGTGCTCAACCAGGGCATCGCGGAGGGGTACTTCCGGCCCGACCTCGACGTCGATCTGGTCTACCGATTCATCCGTGACACCACCTGGGTGTCCGTGCGCTGGTATCAACCCGACCGTGGGCTGACGGCCGAACAGGTCGGACGACAATACCTGTCCATCGTCCTCGGTGGAATCACGAACAACTCTGCAGTGCAATCCAATTCGAAGGAGAAATCAGATGGCTGA
- a CDS encoding NDMA-dependent alcohol dehydrogenase, whose amino-acid sequence MKTNAAILWEFGGDWTIEEIDLDPPKDGEVLVSWEATGLCHSDEHVRTGDLPAPLPLIGGHEGAGIVQEVGPGVQGLKPGDHVVASFLPACGRCRFCSTGHQNLCDLGAFIMAGTQLDGSYRRRAKGQDIGVIALVGTFSQYGTVPEASVVKIEDDLPLSRACLLGCGITTGWGSAVNTADVRPGDTVVVIGCGGIGSGAIQGARLAGAEHIVVVDIVGSKRDKAIEFGATHFVTSMPEATALVADLTRGVMADSVILTMGLLEGAMLEEAANIIRKGGAVVMTAIASIGDVTPTLSMTMFTLFQKRLLGSLYGEANPRADIPRLLNLYREGKLLLDEAVTHEYKLGEVNLGYEDMRAGRNIRGVILHEH is encoded by the coding sequence ATGAAGACGAATGCTGCGATTCTCTGGGAGTTCGGCGGTGACTGGACCATCGAGGAGATCGACCTGGACCCGCCGAAGGACGGCGAAGTGCTGGTGTCGTGGGAGGCCACTGGCCTGTGTCACTCCGATGAGCACGTCCGCACGGGTGACCTGCCCGCACCGCTGCCCCTGATCGGCGGGCACGAAGGCGCGGGCATCGTGCAGGAGGTCGGCCCGGGTGTACAGGGCCTCAAGCCCGGCGACCACGTCGTCGCGTCCTTCCTGCCGGCTTGCGGACGTTGCCGGTTCTGTTCCACCGGACACCAGAACCTCTGCGATCTGGGCGCTTTCATCATGGCTGGCACCCAACTCGACGGCAGTTATCGACGCCGCGCCAAGGGGCAGGACATCGGCGTGATCGCGCTGGTGGGCACCTTCTCGCAGTACGGCACCGTGCCCGAGGCGTCGGTGGTCAAGATCGAGGACGACCTGCCGCTGTCGCGGGCCTGCCTGCTCGGCTGCGGGATCACCACCGGTTGGGGTTCGGCGGTCAACACCGCCGACGTCAGGCCGGGTGACACCGTCGTCGTGATCGGCTGCGGCGGCATCGGCAGCGGCGCGATCCAGGGCGCCCGACTCGCCGGCGCCGAACACATCGTTGTCGTCGACATCGTCGGGTCCAAGCGTGACAAGGCAATTGAGTTCGGGGCGACGCACTTCGTCACCTCGATGCCGGAAGCCACGGCCCTGGTGGCGGACCTGACCCGGGGCGTGATGGCCGACTCGGTGATCCTGACCATGGGCCTGCTCGAGGGCGCGATGCTCGAGGAGGCCGCCAACATCATCCGCAAGGGTGGCGCGGTGGTGATGACCGCGATCGCTTCGATCGGCGATGTGACCCCGACGCTGTCGATGACGATGTTCACGTTGTTCCAGAAACGCCTGCTGGGCAGCCTCTATGGCGAGGCCAACCCGCGCGCCGACATCCCGCGGCTGCTCAACCTGTATCGCGAGGGCAAGCTGCTGCTCGATGAGGCCGTCACCCACGAATACAAGCTCGGCGAGGTCAACCTCGGGTATGAGGACATGCGGGCGGGTCGCAACATCCGCGGCGTGATCCTGCACGAGCACTAG
- the ipdB gene encoding cholesterol ring-cleaving hydrolase subunit IpdB — translation MISASRAEVCTVACAELFRDAGEIMVSPMTTIVSIGARLARLTFSPDIVLTDGEARLIADTPAIGASAAIEGWMPFGRVFETLSWGRRHVVMGANQIDRFGNQNLSAFGPIQHPTRQMFGVRGAPGNTINHATSYFVGNHSTRVFCDSVDIVSGIGWDKVDSENPAYRFANIHRVVSNLGVFDFNGPDHTMRAVSLHPGVEPDQVAENTSFEVHGLDEAETTRLPSEREQELIAELDPKALRDKEVRA, via the coding sequence GTGATTTCCGCCAGTCGTGCTGAGGTGTGCACCGTCGCGTGCGCCGAACTGTTCCGCGATGCGGGCGAGATCATGGTCAGCCCGATGACGACCATCGTGTCGATCGGCGCCAGGCTGGCCCGGTTGACCTTCTCCCCCGACATCGTGCTCACCGACGGTGAGGCCCGACTGATCGCCGACACCCCGGCGATCGGTGCCTCCGCCGCGATCGAGGGGTGGATGCCGTTCGGGCGGGTCTTCGAGACGTTGTCGTGGGGGCGGCGCCACGTCGTCATGGGCGCCAACCAGATCGACCGGTTCGGCAATCAGAACCTGTCGGCCTTCGGCCCGATCCAGCACCCCACCCGGCAGATGTTCGGCGTGCGCGGCGCCCCGGGCAACACGATCAACCACGCCACCAGCTACTTTGTGGGCAACCATTCCACGCGTGTGTTCTGCGACTCGGTCGACATCGTGTCCGGCATCGGCTGGGACAAGGTGGATTCGGAGAATCCGGCCTACCGGTTCGCGAACATCCACCGCGTGGTGTCCAACCTCGGCGTGTTCGACTTCAACGGGCCCGACCACACCATGCGCGCGGTGTCCCTGCATCCCGGCGTCGAGCCGGATCAGGTCGCCGAGAACACCTCATTCGAGGTGCACGGTCTCGACGAGGCCGAAACGACAAGGCTTCCGTCTGAGCGCGAGCAGGAGCTGATCGCCGAACTCGATCCGAAGGCGTTGCGCGACAAAGAAGTGCGCGCATGA